The Thermodesulfobacteriota bacterium genomic sequence TCGGCGCCAGTGATGCTGGTCGACGACAAACTCGAAGAGAACCTGACGAAAGAAAAGGTCGACAGGCTGATCGAAGAGCTGAGGAAAGGCTGAATCCGGACGGGACAGCCCGTCACGGAAAAATCCCTCAGCCCGATACTGAAGCAGAATGGATTTCAAGAAATCGCGCGATAACGCCCTCAAGATATACTGGGAGGCTGTGGAAGCCGCAAACCCTTATAAATGCGTGCTCGACCACATGAGCCGCAAATCGGACGTCCTTACTGTGGACAGCAGGCACTATAACCTGAACGATTTCGGGTCGATTTACGTAGTCGCCTTCGGCAAGGCCGCGACATCCATGGCCGAAGCCGTCGAGGAAGTGCTCGAGGACAGGCTCACGGGGGGGATAGTAGTATCGAATTCCCAGCCGCAGAACCCGTACAAGAAACTCGGGTTTTATATTTCGAGCCATCCCGTGCCGGACGACAGGAGCCTCACAGCCGCAAAGGAGGTCGTATCGGTCCTCGAGAAAGCCGGGGAGAACGACCTCGTCATTTTCCTCATATCGGGAGGCGGGAGCGCGCTCTTGGCGATGCCTTCGCCCGGCATCTCGCTCGACGACAAGCGGAAAGCGACCGAAACGCTCCTGAGGTCGGGCGTCGATAAATACGGGCTCAACGCCGTGAGGAAGCATATCTCTCAGATAAAGGGAGGGGGGCTCCTCAAGAAGGCCCTCCCGGCAAAGGTAATAACGCTCATTCTTTCGAACGTGGTGAGCGACAAGCTCGACGCCATAGCCTCGGGCCACACCGTGCCCGACCCGACAACTTATGAAGACGCCTGGCGCGTGATAGAGGCCCTCGGCATAGAGCACAAGCTCCCTCCAAACGTGGTAGTGCACCTCGAGGAGGGAAGGAGCGGCAATTCGCCCGAAACCCTCAAAGAGGGCGAATACGACCCTAAGGACGTACAGACCATTATTGTGGGAAACAACTTCAAATCGCTTAAAGCGGCCGAGAAGAGAGCAGAGGAGCTCGGGTACAACACGTTCCTCCTCTCGTCCCAGATAAGCGGCGAGGCGAGGGAGGTCGCCAAGGTAGCGGCGGCGGTCGCGTTCGACATAGAGAAATTCGGCAACCCCGTCAAGAAACCTGCCTGCGTAATATTCGGTGGCGAGACCACGGTTACAGTCCATGGTGGCCCCGGTACGGGAAAAGGGGGGAGGAGCACGGAGACCGCGCTGTCTTTCTGCATGGAGATAATAGGCCACGACATAGTGGGGCTCTTCTGCGACACGGACGGCATAGACGGCCCGATAGACGCGGCGGGGGCGATATGCGACGGACAGAGCAGGCTCCAGGCACGGACAATAAACGTGAGCGCGAGAGAGCACCTGGCGCAGAACGACTCGTACGGCTTCTTCGACAAGCTGGGCGACCTCATAATAACCGGCCCCACGGGCACGAACGTGATGGACATAGGGATCGTGCTCGTCGAATAACCCCTACCGGCGCGGGTGAGGGATTGAGATACGCAATCATCTCCGACATACATGCAAACCTGGAAGCGCTCCAGGCCGTCCTCAGGGAAATCGACTGGTGCAGCGCGGACAGGATCATCTGTCTGGGAGACATCGTAGGGTACGGGGCGAGTCCTAACGAGTGCGTCGAAACAATAATGAGCCTGAATATAACTTCACTTATCGGCAACCACGATAAGGCCGCGTGCGGTCTTGCGGAGCCAGTAGGGTTCAACCCGGCCGCGAGGCAGGCGGCGCTCTGGACCAGAATGGAGCTCACCGGAGAAAACAAGGATTATCTGAAGAGCCTGCCTGACGAGGACGAGGTTGACGGATTCATGATCGTACACGGCGCGCCGTCCGACCCGGACAAGTACATATTATCTACGTACGACGCCGCCCCCGAATTTCCGCTCATGGGCAAAATGAGCCTCTGCTTCTTTGGCCACACTCACGTGAGCTGCGTATTCACCTTTGCTGACGGTGTAGTCCGCTTTTCGAGGGACGATAGGCTGCAATTGAGAAGCGGTTGGAGTTATCTCGTCAATCCCGGGAGCGTGGGACAGCCGCGCGACAGGGACCCGCGTGCGTCGTTCCTGATATACGACGAACGCGGGGGCGCAGAGTTCAGGAGGGTCGGATATCCGGTAGAAATCGCGCAGAAAAAGATAATAGACAGCGGGCTCGACCCTTTCCTCGCCGAAAGGCTCTCTTACGGATACTGAAGACGTTCCGTAACCCGCCCCCGTGCTTTCTTTTTAACCCCCACTTTAAACCCCCGTGTTGAAAACATCCGAACAAGTGATTTAATATAGATAACTATGGAGATGCTCACACGTCAGCTTCCCCAGAATCTGGAAGCGGAGCAGGCCGTTTTAGGCGCGATACTCATAGAGAGCTCGGCGATAAACCAGGTGATGGAGATACTCACCGCCGACGATTTCTATAAAGAGGCGCACAGGAAGATATACAACGCGATGATCGACCTCGACCGGGACAACAAGCCTATAGACCTGCTTACGCTCTTCGATTATCTCAAGGGGAACGGGAACCTGCTCGAGGAGGTGGGCGAGAGCAGCTACCTCACATACCTGACGGAGATCGTGCCCGCGACCGAGAACGTGAGCTACTACGCGAAGCTGGTAAAGGAAAAGTCGATAATCAGGAACCTCGTAATGGCCGCGAGCGACATAGCGCACCAGGGGAACGAAGGTGTGGCGGACATCGACGAATTCATAGACAGGGCCGAGCACAAGATACTCGACATCGCGCAGAACAAGATCAAGCCGAGCTTTTACGACTCGAGGGAGCTTGCGGCGAAGGCGCTCGATATAATTGAGATGCTCCATGCGAGGAAAGAGCTCGTCACGGGCATACCCACGGGGTTCGAGAAGCTCGACTACATGACCTCCGGGCTTCAGCAGGCGGACCTCATCATCGTTGCGGCGAGGCCGGGGCTCGGGAAGACGTCCCTCTGCCTCGACATTGCCGCGCACGCGGCGTTAGAGTGCGGTACGTCGGTCGGCATATTCTCGCTCGAAATGACGAAGGAGCAGCTCATGCTGAGGATGCTCTCCATGAAAGCCATTGTCAGCTATTCGAACATCAGGAGCGGGTATATCAAGGACGAAGACTTGGAGAGGCTCGTAAAGGCAGCGGGGGAGTTCAGCAGGGCGAAGCTGTATATAGACGATACGCCCGCCATAAGCGTCCTCGAGATACGCGCCAAGGCGAGGAGGCAGAAGAGGGAAAAGGGTCTCGACCTTATCATCGTCGATTACCTCCAGCTCATGCGCGGCACGAGGAGGACCGAGACGAGGGAGAGGGAGATAGCCGAAATCTCGGGATCCCTTAAAGCGCTCGCGAAAGAGCTTAGCGTGCCCGTGATCGCCGTATCGCAGCTGAGCAGGCAGACTGAGTCGCGCTCAGACAGGCGCCCGCAGCTGGCAGATCTCAGGGAGAGCGGCGCGATAGAGCAGGACGCGGACCTGGTGATGTTCATACACAGGGCCGACGCCTACAGGAAAACGCCCGAGGAGAAGGACGGCCTTGCCGAGCTCATAATCGGCAAGCAGAGAAACGGCCCTACAGGGACGGTGAAGCTCACCTTCCTCGACAGCTCGAGGGGCGTTCCGACCTTTCAAAACCTGTCTGATTACGACGACTTCGAGTGATAGTTAAACCGGAGTACTTTTAAGTGCGCGGAAACCCCGGCGGAACCGGGCGGTATGGTTATATTCAAACCAGCATGGGTACGACGACGGCCTTAGGCTTCACTTCACTGCGGAAGAGCTCTTCGTCTTCCTGCCAGGCCCTGAACCTGCCGAGTATATCCTTAAGCCTTTCCCTGACGGACGTCCAGTAGAAATCCCAGCTGTAATCCTTCTTCCTGCCCTTAAAGAACATATTGAAGAATATCTCCCTCTCGACGGGGAATCCCTTTTCAGCGACCCATCCCGTACGGACGCTCCCGTAACCGGCGCCGAACGCCATGGCGAAAGTACCCGTGAGACCGAGCCTCTCGGAAGCTTTCGTCGCGAGCTCTATGAATACGTAGAGCGCCTCTGAAGTCGAATAGCCGCGCTC encodes the following:
- a CDS encoding glycerate kinase: MDFKKSRDNALKIYWEAVEAANPYKCVLDHMSRKSDVLTVDSRHYNLNDFGSIYVVAFGKAATSMAEAVEEVLEDRLTGGIVVSNSQPQNPYKKLGFYISSHPVPDDRSLTAAKEVVSVLEKAGENDLVIFLISGGGSALLAMPSPGISLDDKRKATETLLRSGVDKYGLNAVRKHISQIKGGGLLKKALPAKVITLILSNVVSDKLDAIASGHTVPDPTTYEDAWRVIEALGIEHKLPPNVVVHLEEGRSGNSPETLKEGEYDPKDVQTIIVGNNFKSLKAAEKRAEELGYNTFLLSSQISGEAREVAKVAAAVAFDIEKFGNPVKKPACVIFGGETTVTVHGGPGTGKGGRSTETALSFCMEIIGHDIVGLFCDTDGIDGPIDAAGAICDGQSRLQARTINVSAREHLAQNDSYGFFDKLGDLIITGPTGTNVMDIGIVLVE
- a CDS encoding metallophosphoesterase family protein, which translates into the protein MRYAIISDIHANLEALQAVLREIDWCSADRIICLGDIVGYGASPNECVETIMSLNITSLIGNHDKAACGLAEPVGFNPAARQAALWTRMELTGENKDYLKSLPDEDEVDGFMIVHGAPSDPDKYILSTYDAAPEFPLMGKMSLCFFGHTHVSCVFTFADGVVRFSRDDRLQLRSGWSYLVNPGSVGQPRDRDPRASFLIYDERGGAEFRRVGYPVEIAQKKIIDSGLDPFLAERLSYGY
- the dnaB gene encoding replicative DNA helicase, which produces MEMLTRQLPQNLEAEQAVLGAILIESSAINQVMEILTADDFYKEAHRKIYNAMIDLDRDNKPIDLLTLFDYLKGNGNLLEEVGESSYLTYLTEIVPATENVSYYAKLVKEKSIIRNLVMAASDIAHQGNEGVADIDEFIDRAEHKILDIAQNKIKPSFYDSRELAAKALDIIEMLHARKELVTGIPTGFEKLDYMTSGLQQADLIIVAARPGLGKTSLCLDIAAHAALECGTSVGIFSLEMTKEQLMLRMLSMKAIVSYSNIRSGYIKDEDLERLVKAAGEFSRAKLYIDDTPAISVLEIRAKARRQKREKGLDLIIVDYLQLMRGTRRTETREREIAEISGSLKALAKELSVPVIAVSQLSRQTESRSDRRPQLADLRESGAIEQDADLVMFIHRADAYRKTPEEKDGLAELIIGKQRNGPTGTVKLTFLDSSRGVPTFQNLSDYDDFE